The Leptospirales bacterium sequence ATCTGTCGGAGTTTGAAAAACATCAGGTAGCCACAGCTCTAGTTCGCGCCAACGCGGTTTTCGCTGCGGGGCCGCGACAGCCGCCGCCGGCGGCAGCGGCAGAGCCTGGCTATCATCCGCTGAGCGATCCCCGACCGCCAGAATCGAATCGACCGTACCGCAGGCCATCGCGGGCCGGCGGCCGTCGTGTAACCCGCTATTGAGGCGGCGTACCGAATTTACACCAACAGCCGGCTGCGGATTTGTGACCTGTAGCGCTTTGCCGGGCGGCAAGCGGCAGTTACGGGCAGGTTGATATGGGTAAGCCGACAGGATTCATGGAATACAAGCGCGCCCGTACGGCCTACGAGCCGGCGGAGACGCGCATCAAGCATTGGCGCGAATTCGAAAAGACCTTCGAGGATGATACGGCGCGGGAACAGGCGGCGCGCTGTATGGACTGTGGCGTTCCCTTTTGCCACGGCGATACCGGCTGCCCCACTGACAATTTGATTCCGGAATGGAATGATCTGGTCTATCGCGGCCGCTGGAAAGAAGCCCTGGAAAACCTGCACAGCACCAACAATTTTCCGGAATTCACCGGCTGGCTCTGTCCGGCGCCCTGCGAATCGGCCTGCGTGCTTGGCATCACCGACCCCGCTGTGACCATCAAGCAAATCGAGCGCGCTATTATTGCTCGCGGTTTTGAAGAAGGTTGGGTGGAGCCCAAGCCGCCGCGCGAAATGACCGGCAAGAGCGCGGCGATCATCGGCAGCGGTCCCGCCGGACTGGCGGCGGCGCAGCAACTGGCGCGCGCCGGCCACGCCGTGACGGTATTTGAAAAAGCCGATAAAATTGGCGGACTGCTGCGTTACGGAATTCCCGATTTCAAGATGGAAAAATTTCATATCGATCGCCGGCTCAAGCAAATGGAGCTAGAAGGCGTTCGCTTTCGCTGCGGCGTTCACGTTGGCGTCGACATAGAAGCTGACCAACTGCTGGCCGAATTTGACGCAGTGATTCTGGCAATGGGCGCCGAGGATCCCATTCCGCTGCATATCCCTGGGGCCGATTTGCAGGGCGTACACTGGGCCATGGACTACTTGATTCAGGCCAATCGCGTCGTCGCCGGCGAAAAGGTCGCAAATCAGATTCAGGCGCGGGACAAAAGGGTGATAGTGATTGGCGGGGGAGATACCGGATCCGATTGTATTGGCACGGCCAACCGCCAGGGCGCGCGCTCGATTATCAATTTCCGTCGCTCGCAGCAGCCGCCAACGGAGCGCCCTGACGATCATCCCTGGCCGCTCTATCCGGAAGTATTTCGAACTTCAACCAGTCACGAAGAGGGCGTGGAGCGGCATTTTCAAATCAACCCCAGGCAGTTTCGCGGTACAAACGGCAAGGTCACACAGCTGGTCGCCTCCCGCGTCGAGAAGAATGCCGCTGGACGATTTGAAGAGAAGCCGGACTCCGAAATCGTCTGGGATGCGGACCTGGTGCTGCTGGCTATGGGCTATCGCGGTCCGGTGCGCTCTGGATTGGTCGAGCAACTGCAAAGCCGCGGTTTGCAGCTGGATGCCAACGGCAATGTGGCCGCCGGCTTTGGTCGAAGCGACGCCGCTTTCAAGACCAGCCTGCCCGGCGTCTACGCCTGCGGCGACGTTCGCCGCGGCCAATCGCTGATCGTTTGGGCTATTTCCGAGGGACGGAAGTGCGCCCAGGTAGTGCATCACGAATTACTGGCCAGCCTGCGCAAATAAGGCCGCGGAAAAGAGAGCGGAATGCGGCGCAGACCTAGCAATCAGAGCGCGTCCTAAGATCCCATCCGTATGGTTTTTGCGACCGGCTCCTGGTCCCTGGCGCCGCTGAACTCCGGCGTGATGTAGAGCGGCGCAAAACCGCCTCCTGGCGTCCGGAAGTTTGTGGTTTGTCCCTGGTAGAGCCTGGACGCCAGCAGCTGTAGCTGGCCATCATAGACGTAGCTGCGAACGTCCATCTTCAGCCGCTGCTCTTTGCTGATCTGCCGCTCGGACGGCGGACAATAGGCCTGAGCAATGTAGCCGCCCTTCACGATTTCCGAATAGACGCGAGTGGTCAGTTTCTCGCCGCGATAGGCGCCGCGCGAACCAAAGCCTGACTCCGGCTTAAAAAACCAGCGTTTCCGATCGCGCCACAAAAGATCTGCATTTTCTTTGCTTACGACGACGCCTGGCATCACACTTTGCTGCAGTATCTCAATGTGTGATTCATCGATGCCCATCGCCGCCAGTTCCAGCGGGTCGGAAAGCAGCGCCAGATTGCTTTTCTGTGCATATAGTCGATGGTGCAGCGGATTGGGCGAGAGGGCGACGGTGCGCGCCTGCCAGGCGCTGGCCAGCGCCGCCGAATCCGCATCTTGCAATGCAAAGTCGGTCAGCCGGTTGTAAATCATGTCGATGCGCCGGTCTTCATAGTAAAGACCGTCGCTACGATGCTCGAGCTGGCGAGGATCCACGATCAGGGCGTGCAATCCGGCGTCGCGCATCTGCTTTTGCCAGAGTAAGAATTCCGGAAACAGATACTGCTGCTCGGGTTCGCGGTCGCAAAGTGCGATGGTTTGCAAAGGACGCGAGGCGTCAAAGCGAGCAAACTCCGCCAGGAACATTTTCTTGATTGCCTCTTCGGCAATCGCCATCTGTCGTTCCTGCCACTCGGCCAGCGGCGCGATGGCATCGCAGCACTTCAAAATGGCGCGGCCCAGCGCCAGATTCAAATAAGCGCCGCCGGCATTGGTATTGATTTCGATGAGGCGCGGGCCCTCGGGCGTCATATGAAAATCGTAGCCCATGAACATCCCGCGTTCCACTGGCTGATCTACGGCTTCGCTGATTCCCAGACGGCGGCGAAAGCCGGGACTGGCAAGGACCGCCTCAACGCTTCGAATTGCCCGCTGCATCTTCTGCACCCAGTCCCCGGACAGAAAGACCGGCGCCTCGCTGAACAGGTGCGGACGCTCGGCCAGCAGAGCATCGACCTTATCTGCGGCCAGGGAAAGCGCGAGCGCACTTTGCAGCCGCTGACGGTCCATGCTAACGCACTGACAGTTTTGATTTAAGGACTCGGCCAGTTTGCCCATAATCAACCCCTTGCGCGGCCAGCGCCGGGCGCAACGATTCTGTTGCCGCGCAGCGCCTCGCGCGTCTATTGCTCTAACGAAGCAACGACCGCCTTCCGGTCAGTTGCAGGAGGCAAGAGATGAGCAATGCGGCGCTGGCGCGAGCCACCCTTGGCGGCGGCTGTTTCTGGTGCCTGGAGGCGGTCTTCCAGCGTCAACCAGGGGTCAAACGCGTTCGGTCCGGATACGCTGGCGGAAAGATTGCCAACCCCGGCTACCGGCAGGTTTGCGCCGGAGACAGCGGCCACGCTGAAGTTGTCGAGATTGAGTTCGATTCGAATGAAACAAGCTACGACAAACTGCTGGAGCTCTTCTGGGCCTGCCACGACCCGACCACGCTCAACCGTCAGGGTGCGGACGTCGGTACGCAATACCGATCCGTCATTTTTTACCATGACGAATCTCAGAAGCGGATGGCCGAGGCCTCTCGAGCTGCAGCGCAGTCGCACTTTGAGCGGCCCATCGTCACAGAGATTTTGGCGGCGCCGACCTTCTATCCGGCGGAAGACTACCACCAGAATTACTATCAAGACAATCGCGCTCAGCCCTATTGCATGTATGTGATTCGTCCCAAGATGGAGAAACTGGGATTGGAATAACGGCGGCCGCCATCGGGCGCCAGCGGCGGCGTTCTCAAGAACGTTGAGCGCTTTGTAAATCGCGCCGCCGCAATACGAAGCCAATCTTGGTGCGGTCGGGATAGAATACAGGCTTCAGCGGTCGGCGATCCGGACTCAGGCGGCCAAGAATGCTCAAGACCAGATTGATGCCGAGTCCCGCGCCCTCGCGATAGGCGTCTGACTCAACCTGGCGCAAAGCCTCCTCGCTCAGCGGGAAATGCAGGCGATTCAACAGGCGCAGCTTTTCCAGGCCGCTGATCGTGGTGTAGTTCACCGCCCAGCATACTACGTGCTCGGGCATCGATTTGAAGTGCACGTCGAAGAAACTATCCGCAGCCCGCGCCAGCTCGGCCAGCCGCTCGTCGCCATGTAGCTCCAGTTCCTCGCGAAAAGCGGCGGCAAACTCCTTGCTTTCCGGCTGCCCCGACGACCCGATCTGTGCATCACGTTCCTTTTGAAAGACGCTCTTGTAAGTAGCCTTGGAGGCGTTGATCATCAATTCATTGAGGGCGGTAAATATCTCTCCCGCCAGGGCGCCCAGCTCCTGCTTGCGCAGCAGCATCTCCAGCAAATCGCGAATCAAAGCCGAGGTATCGGCGCCCAATCGGTAGGTGCGAACTGTAACCTGCCAGCTGAGATCGTGGACCTGCAGGCGCTCCGCTTCCGACTTGAGCTGCGTCCCCAGATCGCGACCGGGCGAGGTATGCCGCAGGTCTATCATCTTGATTGAGTTAAGAAAATTGACCTGCTCCTGATGGAAGGGATCGCGCAGAAAACGCCGCGTGTCGGCGTCGTAGATCCATTTGCAATTTTCCAGCAGCTTGATGAAGTCTTCTCGATAGACAATCTTCAGAGTGGAGTCGAAAACAAACTTACCGTCATTTTCCAGCATCAATTCAAAGAACTCAACGACCCGTTCCTCGCTGCGTAGCTCGTGGATCAGCGCTTCAGCGGCGGCATGACGTGGAATGGCAATCACCGAGCCAAAGCCCGTCGCATGGCGAATGTCAAAGCCGCGGCTGACCTTCTGGGCCAGTTCATTGACCTGGTCGGAATTCATTGAAACGCCGACCATTTCGGCAAAAAGCTTGCGGATCTCCCTGTTCATTCCACGATCCTGTCGGCGGCAATGCAGTCTCTGGACTGCTTTCGTAGTTTATCGACGCTTCCCGGGGGCCGCCGCAAGTCAGTTCTGGCGGAATTTGCGCTAAATCGGCGGAGGTGGGAAAGCATGGGGCGACTTAAGACCAGAGGATTCGAAGTTGGAGGCGCCGCGAGAAGAGCGATCCTTCTATCGCCTCCCGCCTGGCATCGACTGTGCTGTGCGACCATACTTTTGCCGGTGCTGTTGGCGGTCATGGCATTTGCGGGCTGCGTCAACATTCGGCGGGGGAGCGAGCCGCGGAGCGAGTGGTTCAGCGCGGCGCCGGCCAGCGCCCGCATCCCTCCGCCCGGCGCCACGATTGCGCTCTACATCTGGCCGCCAGAGGCCGGCGAGTTGATACCCCGCCTGCACCAGGAATTGCAAAACATGATCGCCAATGAATCCTCGCTGATGGGTCGGCGGCTTGTCGTTTTTTCCTCGGCCTATCCGACGGACCTGACGCGCGCCGAGGCCCTCTTGCTGGCGCGACGACAGGGCGCCGGCTACGCAATTTTCTGCAGCGTAGACCATCGCTACCATGCTGAGCCAAATTTGCCGTGGGCGGCTTTTGTTTCGCCGCTGGTTTTGCTCAGCAGTCCCAGTCACGATGCTGACATGACGGTAAAGATCGAATTGGAGCTGGCAGAAACAGAAAGCGGCGAAGCGCTCTTTCGCATCAACGGCGAGGGATCGGCCAATGGCTACTATCTAACCGCCGCCGTCCATGAGCTGGCGCCCCGAAGCGATCTGTTTCCGCGCGCCGGTAAGTTGGCGCTGTCGCTCCTCGAAAGCCGCTACATTGCAACCATGCAGGCCGCCCGCCAATGACAGTGAAGACCCTCGGACGCCTGGCGCTCACAACAATAGCGATTGCGGGCGGAATGATCGCCTGCGCCGCCTGTCAGTCAAAGATGAGTCGTAGCAGCCATGAAGCAGTCTGGCCAATCGCAATTGGCGCCGCTGAGCAGTCCGCGGCCAGCGGTCGCGTTTCCTTTTGCGACTCAAATCTTGCTCTTTTTGTGCCATCTGCCGCAAAAAATGTAGCGTCTCTGGAAATCGTCGCTGCATTGCATGGCGAGCTGAACGCTCTGGCGGCCGCCTGTGCGCAGCCGCCCCGCATTGTGCTCCTGCAAGCAGCGCCCGCGGACGCTCGCTCCGCCATGGAATTCGCCCTCAGGCAGGCCAGGGACCAGGGTTACGAGCGCGCGCTGCTATTTGGCTGGCGTATGAGTATTCAATCCTTGAGCAGTCCTTTCACGGACCCGAAGCAAAGCTGTCTGGCGCCTTACTCTGACGCTCTGTCGCGAACCCGGCTCTGGCTGCACTACGAACTGACTCTGGTCGACTCCAGAAGCGCAGAAGCCTGGCTGGCGGTAGCGGGCGAGAGCTTTGTTGAGGACAATGGTGCTGGCGCTGCCATGGAGCGATCGTTGCTGGAGCAGGCCTCCAGCGCGGCGTTGCAAGAGCTGCTGCGCGGCCTGCGCTTCGCTTTGTTCCGCGATGCGGCAAGTTTGCAAAATGCAGCCCGTTGAGCTACGCTTCTGCAGCGGACAGCAGGCGTCGATAGCGCAAGAAGATCAAGTACTGGATGCCCAGTGCGGGCAGGGCAAAGGCCAGGGCGCTGCGTGGCGCAAGGCCGGTCAGGGCGCAAATTGCGGCCAGCGCTGGCGGAAAGGTTAGATAGAAGTTGAGCTTCAACTTCCATACATTCCAGCGCGGACTTCTCCAGAAGAACTCCAGAAAGGGTATCAGCCACAGAAAGGGCGGATAGCACAATACATTCCAGTTATTGTCCATCGATTCATGATCCGCACCCAGCCACAAAAATAGCAAGAGCGCTCCCAGCAGTCCGGCGCCCATGTGATGTGCTTTGCGGGTCAGTGCGCCAAATACAACAGCGCCCCGTCGCTTGATCTGCCAGGCCGGCCAGGCAAAACACAGCGCCAGCAGCAAACCGTAGAGCGCCCCCCAGGTCAGCCAGGGCGCAAGACGCACGCTCTGGTCCAGCGGCAGTGAAGCGGAGGGCAATGCTAATTGTATTGGCCCTACCCTCGACTCCAGATGTTCCTCTGTGCGCAGTTGATCCAGACGCTGCATCAATTCTTCCGGCAAGAACAGGCGTTGCCAGACGGTAATCGGATCATCGACCAGCGCACCCTGGATCAGATTCACCGCCAGCCAGTAGAAAGGCGAGAGCGACTTTACAGGCCAGCTCAGCGTCTTCTCCGCTCCGGAACTGCGAAAGCTGTGCTCTGTCGCCTCCGGTCCGAAACGCGCCTTCAAGCGGCCGTCGAGCAGTCCATCGATAAGATCGCGAATGCGCGTGGTACAGTTGTCGGTATAGTGATTGTAGCGATAGACGCGGTTCTCTGGCCGGTAGTTCGTCAGGAGTTTGAGCAGCAACGCCTGAGCTTCCGCATCGCTCAGCAGCAATTGCTGTGCATAGATGCGCCGGTTTTCATAGCGCTGATAGAACAGAAAGGTGCGCAGCAAAGGATCTACGCCCAGTTCATATTGCGGCTGGTTGCGCAAGAAGCGTTCAAAAAAGCGATCATCAAATTGAAAGCGGCCAAAATCGAAGACCAGATCGCGATCATGCGCGGCGTCGTAAATGCGAAGCGCCGTATGGCCCCAAACGGAGTAGGGCGCTGCGCCAGGCTCAATCGTAAAGAGATCCACTCGAAATCGATGGCCGGCCAGCGGCCGCAGTCCAGCCGGAGGCGGCGAACGAAAATTGAGCAGAGTTTGCTGCAAATCCTGCAGTTCCTGCGGCGAGTTTGATAGCGTCTGCGTCAGCTCGTCGGGCGCCGCCGCCAGGCTGTGCCATCCGCAGGAGAAAAAGATGATAAGGACCAGAAGACGCTTCATGTTGAAACCATTCCTGTTTCTTTTTGCTTTTGATGCATGCGTCTGCGTATTTCGGCGGAGATTGCTGGAACTGATTCGGCGTCCGGCCGCCCGGAATACTCGACGATATCCAGCGGCGCCAGAAAGGAAACGCGCACTGAGCGATATTGAATGCGGTGTGGAATGCGCGCCACTTCTTCCGGCAGGCCCAGCATCGATCGCAGCCGCGCCGGCAACGGAATAGTTTCCAGGCTTTCGTCCAGCGGGGTCAACACAAAGGGAACAATGGGCGCCTTGCCGCGCAGTGCGAAGATGCCGAAGCCATCGTGGAAGGGCGCCATCGGCGCTGTAAAGTCGTTGCGCACCATGTAGTCGTGGCCCTCGGGAAAAATCCCA is a genomic window containing:
- a CDS encoding DUF4105 domain-containing protein — protein: MKRLLVLIIFFSCGWHSLAAAPDELTQTLSNSPQELQDLQQTLLNFRSPPPAGLRPLAGHRFRVDLFTIEPGAAPYSVWGHTALRIYDAAHDRDLVFDFGRFQFDDRFFERFLRNQPQYELGVDPLLRTFLFYQRYENRRIYAQQLLLSDAEAQALLLKLLTNYRPENRVYRYNHYTDNCTTRIRDLIDGLLDGRLKARFGPEATEHSFRSSGAEKTLSWPVKSLSPFYWLAVNLIQGALVDDPITVWQRLFLPEELMQRLDQLRTEEHLESRVGPIQLALPSASLPLDQSVRLAPWLTWGALYGLLLALCFAWPAWQIKRRGAVVFGALTRKAHHMGAGLLGALLLFLWLGADHESMDNNWNVLCYPPFLWLIPFLEFFWRSPRWNVWKLKLNFYLTFPPALAAICALTGLAPRSALAFALPALGIQYLIFLRYRRLLSAAEA
- a CDS encoding 1-acyl-sn-glycerol-3-phosphate acyltransferase — encoded protein: MENATPGAVALEEEKDAFQSIKNLVKPILDFMVDIQPEGLEHIPLQGPAVLVGNHRSDMDPFIVASVVPRYISWVAAEYTERIPIMKNLVRDTGVIPMQIDGAVAVSSIKRIMASLKNGELLGIFPEGHDYMVRNDFTAPMAPFHDGFGIFALRGKAPIVPFVLTPLDESLETIPLPARLRSMLGLPEEVARIPHRIQYRSVRVSFLAPLDIVEYSGRPDAESVPAISAEIRRRMHQKQKETGMVST
- the msrA gene encoding peptide-methionine (S)-S-oxide reductase MsrA, with product MARATLGGGCFWCLEAVFQRQPGVKRVRSGYAGGKIANPGYRQVCAGDSGHAEVVEIEFDSNETSYDKLLELFWACHDPTTLNRQGADVGTQYRSVIFYHDESQKRMAEASRAAAQSHFERPIVTEILAAPTFYPAEDYHQNYYQDNRAQPYCMYVIRPKMEKLGLE
- a CDS encoding glutamate synthase subunit beta, which codes for MGKPTGFMEYKRARTAYEPAETRIKHWREFEKTFEDDTAREQAARCMDCGVPFCHGDTGCPTDNLIPEWNDLVYRGRWKEALENLHSTNNFPEFTGWLCPAPCESACVLGITDPAVTIKQIERAIIARGFEEGWVEPKPPREMTGKSAAIIGSGPAGLAAAQQLARAGHAVTVFEKADKIGGLLRYGIPDFKMEKFHIDRRLKQMELEGVRFRCGVHVGVDIEADQLLAEFDAVILAMGAEDPIPLHIPGADLQGVHWAMDYLIQANRVVAGEKVANQIQARDKRVIVIGGGDTGSDCIGTANRQGARSIINFRRSQQPPTERPDDHPWPLYPEVFRTSTSHEEGVERHFQINPRQFRGTNGKVTQLVASRVEKNAAGRFEEKPDSEIVWDADLVLLAMGYRGPVRSGLVEQLQSRGLQLDANGNVAAGFGRSDAAFKTSLPGVYACGDVRRGQSLIVWAISEGRKCAQVVHHELLASLRK
- a CDS encoding circularly permuted ATPgrasp domain protein, encoding MGKLAESLNQNCQCVSMDRQRLQSALALSLAADKVDALLAERPHLFSEAPVFLSGDWVQKMQRAIRSVEAVLASPGFRRRLGISEAVDQPVERGMFMGYDFHMTPEGPRLIEINTNAGGAYLNLALGRAILKCCDAIAPLAEWQERQMAIAEEAIKKMFLAEFARFDASRPLQTIALCDREPEQQYLFPEFLLWQKQMRDAGLHALIVDPRQLEHRSDGLYYEDRRIDMIYNRLTDFALQDADSAALASAWQARTVALSPNPLHHRLYAQKSNLALLSDPLELAAMGIDESHIEILQQSVMPGVVVSKENADLLWRDRKRWFFKPESGFGSRGAYRGEKLTTRVYSEIVKGGYIAQAYCPPSERQISKEQRLKMDVRSYVYDGQLQLLASRLYQGQTTNFRTPGGGFAPLYITPEFSGARDQEPVAKTIRMGS